CTGATGTGGGGATAGAAGTCTATGAGGAGAAAATTCCTGTAGCTCCTGAAACATTAGAGATATGTGAAGTACTATCGATTGATCCCTTTAAGCTGATTTCCAGCGGTGTGATGATTATGGCGGTTTCGCAAGATAAAGAAAACCTGCTTTTGGAAACCTTTGAAAAAAACAAAATTGAAGCTGCTGTAATAGGAAGAATTGTGGAAGGGGAGAAGGTTATCTTAAGGGGAGGTATAAAAAAAGTATTAGAAGCACCGGAGGCTGACGAATTGTATAAGGTGATATAAATAGGCGTAATAGCCTATTTTTTATTACAAATATTTATCTATTTTACATCTTTATGACAATTCCCCTGATTTGTTGACGGGATATTTAAAACAATGATATAACTATAGTAGATACATTTATAGGTGTATGGTTGTTAGCAAAAAAATTTTTCAGCCTGAACCGGAATTATTTAACTGGGGGACAAGCTAATGAAAAAAATCTTTTCGATTGTATTGCTGTTTATCATTCTCTTCACTTCATTTACCTATGCCAATCCTACGAATAACCTTGCTAGAATGGTCATGGATGGGAAAACAATGGACTTTCATATTGTACAACTAAACATTGAAGGTAAACCTGCTACAACCGATGTACCAGCTGTTTTGCATGAAGCCAGGACGCTGGTTCCGATACATACTGTAAGGAGCATGGGCATAGATGTTGAGTGGAAGGATGCTACAAAGGAGGTAATCATCACAGCAGGAGATAAGACAATCGTATTAAAAATCGATAGTCCTATTGCTATGGTGAATGACGTAGCAAAGCGTTTACCTAGTGATGTGCCGCCGAAGATTCTTACCTATCAAGGCAGCGGTAGAACCATGGTTCCAATTGCTTTCCTTAGAGAATTGGGTTTAGAAGTAGCGTGGAATGAGAAAACAAGAACCGTATCTGTAGAAGGAAAACAGGTGGTGTACAAAACCATGAAGGGTATTCAAGTAAATACCATTGGTAACACTACTGAAATTCGTGTTAAAGGGGATCAACAGCTGACTTATAGCACATCTGAACTAAGCAATCCTGCAAGAGTGGTATTTAATTTTTCTGACACAAAGTTCGATTTAGACAATAAAAGCAGATTATTACCCAATGGTACACTACAATTAGAAGTAAATCAACAGGGAATTAGAAGTGTTAGAGCCGCACAATTTTCATTGGAACCTATGACAACGCGGGTGACTGTGGAATTAGAAAGTATGGTAAAACCTGAAGTATTTTATGATAATAACACTAATGAGACAGTTATTCAATTTGTAGCCGCAGAAGTTAGTAAAAATTATGTGAAGGATGTTAAGGCGGATATTTCTCAGGGTGGAGAAGTAATTATTATTCAAGGAGATAATATCGCTAAGCATAATATTGAAAGACTGCATAAACCAGAACGCCTTATAATAGATATAGCATCCTCTTCATTAGATCCTTCAAAAAATTTAAGAAATCTACAAGTAAACAGTAATCTGATTCGATCTATTGATATTGTTGAAATGGCTTCTAATGAGACTGTTAGATTGGTGGTGGATCTACAAGAAAAAGATCGCTATGGGGATTATAAAGCAGTAGTAGAAAGTGATAGGTTGCTTGTATATCTAGACAGTGTAGAAGGTAATTCTTCTACAGAAGTTTTACAATATAGAGAAGTCAGCAAAGACCTTACAAGGTTAGAATTAAAAACAGCTTCACTTACCCAATATGCTTTCAGTGTGAGGGATTATGGGGCAACTTTGCAAGTTGTTGTCTCTAAGGAAGATGTGGAGCTACCGATTAAAACGATGGAAATGAATGATGCTTTCGTGCAGAAAATTTCTATAAGTGAGGATACGACATCGAGAGAATATATTATTGTTATTAATTTGCAGGAAAATACACAATATAGGGTAATCTCACCAAATTATACGCGAGATTATATTATAGAATTTTTAGCCAAAAATAATAACCGTCCGGAGCCTTCAAAAGATCCTTTGATTGTGATCGATGCAGGGCATGGGGGTACAGATCCTGGAGCCATATCTCCAATTAATGGGCTGATGGAAAAAAACCTAGTGCTAGATGTAGCACAGCGTTTGAATAAGCTGTTGACAGAAGCTGGATTTAGAACCTATATGACAAGAGAAACAGATACTTCTGTGTCCTTAGCGGATCGTGCTGCGGTTGCAAATCAGTTGGGAGCAGATTTGTTTGTGAGTGTCCATGCTAATGCTGCCGGTTCTGCAAGCGCTCGAGGTATTGAAAATCTTTATTATCCAAGTGAAATCAATGCCAATGATGATCGACCGAATAAAAAATTAGCAGAAATTTTTCAAAGAGAAATGATAAAAATAACGGGAGCTCATAGTAGAAGTATTGTTCCAAGAGATAGACTGGTGGTTTTAAGAGATACGAAAATGCCGGCAGTGTTAAGTGAAATAGGATTTTTAACGAATCCTGAGGAAGTAGCAAAACTAGCTACTTCAGACTACAAGCAGTTGATAGCAGAAGGAATGTTTCAAGGAATTGTTAAGTATTTTGAAGAAGTAAAATAGAGATAATAAGTGGACAGAGGAACCCTCTGTCCATTGTTTACGTTATATAGTTGAAATGTTTTATAGATGTGCGCCCTTAAATTTTAATATACTAAGGGCTACATTTACAGCCCACGGTTTTGAGGCGAAACCGTAGACCGTGTATATTAAAATTTAACTTTAGAAGCGCGCATCTATATGGGCTATAATGAAAGTAAAGGTGAAAATATATGTAGGAGGGAGAAATATGGAGGGAATTTTGGGTTATCTGTTTATTTATTTTGCTAAGGTCTCTGATGTTACATTGGCAACGATACGTATGATTATGGTAGTAAAGGGAAGGCGGATTCAGGCAGCACTTATAGGTTTTGTAGAAATTACTATTTATATCATGGCCATAGGAAAAGTATTGACAGAACTAGATAATCCTGTTAATGTTATTGCCTATGCTCTAGGCTTTGCTACAGGTAACTATATGGGAATCTTTGTAGAGGAAAAAATGGCGTTAGGAAGCATCATTGTACAGGTGATTTCTTTAGGAAACTCTATGCACTTAGTGGAAAAGTTAAGGGAAGAAGGCTTTGGGGTTACAGTGGTTGAAGGTTATGGGAGAGAGGGAATGCAGCATCTGTTGAACATAATGATGCAAAGAAAAAATTTGTCCAAGCTATATAGAATCGTAGACGAGCATGATAGAAAGGCTTTTGTTACCATTACAGATGCCAGAGCAATACGTGGAGGATATTTTACGCGTTTTAAAAGAAGGTAAACAATGAATAGTACCGTACCCTTGATAATATAATGTTATAAAAGAAAGAGGTATTTTATTGTTGAGGGGGAAGAAAAAAATGAAAGTTTATAAACTATTGGTTGTTAGTATAATACTATGTTTTATGATGGGGTTAATAGGCTGTGAAAATCCAATCGCTAACTTAATACAGGAAAGAAAAGACATTGAAGCCTCTTATGTAAGTTATTTGGTGGACCAGGAAGGTTTTGTAGACTTTGAAAATGAGGGTTTGAGGCAAACTGTGCTCTACTATAGGGATGAAAAAGGATTAATTGTTCCTGTAATGAGAAGAATACCTTGGGATGAAGGAATTGCTCAGGCTGCAATTAATCAGCTAATAGACCGGCCGGTATTAAGAGAGGAGTTAGCCGTGATTGGCTTACAACCGGTATTGCCTACAGGCACAGAAGTGGTTGGAATGACGATCCAGGATGGATTATGTACAGTAGATTTTAACAAAAATATTTTATCCTATCAGAATGAAGCAGATGAAAAAGCCATGATTCAGTCTATTGTATATACTTTAACAGAGTTTGAAAGTATTCACCAAGTGCAGATTATGGTGGAAGGATCTATCGTAAAAAAACTTACATACGGTACAAATACTGCAGAACCTTTAGCAAGGGAATATATTAATCTAGCAGATACCTTGTCTGAAGAGAGTATTCCAGTTGTGGTGTATTATAAGGGAACTGTCAATGGGGAAGAATCCTTTTTTGTTCCTGTAACAAAGGGGATTAGTGCCCTAAAGGCAGATATTAAATCGGCACTAACAGCATTATTGGAAGGGGCTCCAGAAAACAGTGGATTATATAGTGAAATTCCCTTTGGTACTTCCGTCAATGATGTATATGTGAAAGATGGGGTAGCCTATATAGATTTTTCAGAAGAAATTAAAAGAATGCCGGAGAATGTAAGACATCAGCAGTCATTAATCTATGAATTGGGGTTAACCCTTAGGGAAATAGAGCCTACGATCGCGCAGGTAAGAATATTATCTAATGGCACAGAGATACAGTTAAGTAGTGATGTAAGCTTGAATCTACCGTACTTTTCAAATGAATTTTAAATTTAGTCAAAGAGCATAGGAGAAGAGAATCTCCTGTGCTTTTTTATCCTTCGGCGTATTGCCAAGACCCTTACTTCTACAATTGGAAGGTATAAGCGTAAAGACTTTGCTTATCTGCTTATGATTACTGACCTGGGGAAATAAAAAAGAAAAACTTTGGGAAAACTTTTATAGAAAAAGAAAAATATGATACAATACAATTTAGGAAGTTACATATTTTTCTATAGATCTAAAGAATAACAGAGAGGAAGATTTATTTTGAATAGAATAGATGGAAGAAGCTATGATGAATTAAGGCCTGTAAAGTTTACAAAGAACTATACAAAACAGGCACAAGGCTCTGTATTGGTGGAGATGGGAGAAACAAAGGTAATATGTACGGCTATGATAGAAGATAAAGTACCGCCTTTTTTAAAAAATACAGGAAAAGGGTGGATCACTGCGGAATATTCTATGCTCCCTAGTTCTACCCAAACCCGGAAGATAAGGGAATCCTCTAGAGGTAAAATCGAAGGAAGAACCCAGGAAATTCAAAGGCTAATAGGGAGGGCTCTTCGGGCAGTAGTAGACCTAGATCGTATAGGGGAAAGAACGATATGGATAGACTGTGATGTAATCCAAGCGGATGGCGGGACTAGAACAGCTTCCATTACAGGAGCTTTTGTAGCGCTAATGGAGGCTGTTAATTTATTGGTAGAAAAAGGAATGCTCCAAGAATTTCCTATAAAAAACTTTGTTTCAGCTATTAGTGTCGGCATTGTAGAAGACAAGCCTTTGCTAGATCTTTGTTATGAAGAAGATTCAAAAGCAAAGGTTGATATGAATATTGTTATGACAGACAGTGGAGAATTCATTGAAGTACAGGGCACAGGTGAGGAAGCCTCTTTTTCTAAAAAGGATTTAATGGAGTTGTTAGCTTTAGCGGAAAAAGGAAATGCTGAGCTTTTAGCTTTGCAAAAATCTGTATTGGGAGAAGTAGCCGTCAAAGCAAAAAAAATTATCGATGCAACAACGGAGGAAAATAATGAAAGATAATATTGCTGTTATTGCTACTGGTAACCCTCATAAACTTCAAGAAATAGGGGATATTTTAAAAAATTTTAGCTTAGAAATAAGGTCTATGAGGGATGTTCATTTGGAGGACCTAGAAATTGTAGAAGACGGAACTAGCTTTGAAGAAAATGCTTTAATTAAAGCGAAAACTGTTATGGAAAAGACCGGACACATGACGATAGCTGATGACTCTGGTTTAGAGGTAGAGTATTTAGATTGTCAACCGGGAGTTTATTCTTCAAGGTTTGCTGGAGAAAAGGCTACAGATGAGGAAAATAATGAAAAATTACTTAAGTTATTAGAAGATGTTCCCCTTGCAAAGCGTCGTGCTAGGTTTGTATGTGTGATAGCTGTTGCTATGCCTAATGGGGAACACTTTACCGTCAGAGGGGAGCTTTATGGCGTGATTGGCTTCGAACTTAAGGGTAAAGAAGGATTTGGCTATGATCCTCTATTTATGCCTAGAGAATACAACGGTCTAAGTTTGGCAGAGATAGGATCTCAAGAAAAAAATAAGATTAGTCACCGTGCTAAGGCGCTAGAACAAATGCAAAAGGTCCTTAGTAAAAGATTAGGGAGTGAATAGCTTGAAGATAGCGGTATTAGGAGATAGTCATGGACAGACAAAGAATATTGATTGGGCGATGGAATCTATTGCTACCAAGGGTGTAGATTATATTATTCATACGGGAGATAACTTTGATGATATGAGGTATATTGTTGAAAGTTCTGATATTAAAACGATTGGAGTAAGGGGCAACTACGATACTCAGCCAGAGGGAAAGGATGAACTGCTAGAAATCCTCGGAGAAAAAAAGTTATTTGTTACCCACGGACATCGATATGGAGTAAAATATGGATTAGAGAAAATTTTCTATAGGGGAAAAGAGCTAGAGGCAGATATTGTGATCTTTGGGCATAGCCATGTCCCCCACTACTCTATAGAGGAGGAAATGATCCTGTTAAACCCTGGAAGTATTTCTATACCAAGGGGAAACTCTTCAAGATGCTATGCTATTATTATCATTGACGAAGATGTTTCTGTTGAGTTTGTGGAGTTATGATTGAGTTCCTATAGGACTTGTATTGTCCTATAGGAACTTTAATGAAAATAAAATTAGTGGTATTCGTCTATATGGTACTTAATAATTAGGAGAAAATTAAAGAATAAAGGAGTATAATTTTAAGAACAAGGGGAAATCCTTAATAATAACAAGATGAATTTATTGACTTGTAGCTTTATTATAGGTATACTATATCTTGTCTTTCAAAAAAGAAAGAAAATAAACCAAAAAAAGTATTGACTTTTATAAATTGATGTGATAAAATATTATAGCGTTGAAAAAATATTTATGCGGGTGTAGTTCAGTGGTAGAACTTCAGCCTTCCAAGCTGACCGCGAGGGTTCGATTCCCTTCACCCGCTCCATTTTTATGTACCCATAGCTCAGCAGGATAGAGCAACGGCCTTCTAAGCCGTGTGTCCGGGGTTCGAATCCCTGTGGGTACGCCACTTTATTATGGTGGGTGTAGTCAAGTGGTTAAGACACAGGATTGTGGCTCCTGCATGCATGGGTTCGAATCCCATCATCCACCCCATGCTGAAGCTATATAATGACATTGGGATATAGCCAAGTCGGTAAGGCAACGGACTTTGACTCCGTCATTCGCAGGTTCGAGTCCTGCTATCCCAGCCAAATTAAACACAGAAGGGAATTGGCCCTTCTTATATGCGGAAGTGGCTCAGTGGTAGAGCATCGCCTTGCCAAGGCGAGGGTCGCGGGTTCGAGTCCCGTCTTCCGCTCCATTAATTTTTTGCACATATAAATATGCGCCCTTAGCTCAATCGGATAGAGTTGCAGACTTCGAATCTGAAGGTTGGGGGTTCGAGTCCCTCAGGGCGCGCCAGTTAAAATCATTGAAATTTCAACGAATGTTAGGAGTTTATACTTCTAACATTTTTTCGTTTTTTGCTAAACTTCTAACATTTTTCTAACATTGAAAAAAGCAGCCCCTCTCAGAGCTACTTTACCTTTCTAGAAAAAAGTTTTTCTTCTAACTTTTCAGCTGCCTCCTTTTGCATCTCCGGCAGAGCATGGGAGTAAATATCCATTGTAGTAGAAATCGTAGAGTGACCTAATCTTTCTTGAACAATTTTAGGATTGACCCCCATCTTCAATAGAAGGGTAGCGTGGGTATGTCTTAGATCATGGAAGCGGATCTTAGGAATGTCTAACTTATCTCTTAATTTTACAAACTCATTGGTGATATAGTCACAGGAGGTAGGTCTTCCATCAGGCCATGCACAAACAAAATCGAGATCTTGATATTCTTCCCCCAGCATCAGCTTGTTTTTAGCATGAAGTACTTTATACTGTTTCAATGTCTTTGCTACCATATCCAATAGGGCAATGGCCCTCCTGCTGCGATCTGTTTTAGTAGGAACTAAGGTTAGTTCTCCATTGATTCGCTGTAGGGAATTTTTAA
The sequence above is drawn from the Clostridium formicaceticum genome and encodes:
- a CDS encoding DUF2179 domain-containing protein; translated protein: MEGILGYLFIYFAKVSDVTLATIRMIMVVKGRRIQAALIGFVEITIYIMAIGKVLTELDNPVNVIAYALGFATGNYMGIFVEEKMALGSIIVQVISLGNSMHLVEKLREEGFGVTVVEGYGREGMQHLLNIMMQRKNLSKLYRIVDEHDRKAFVTITDARAIRGGYFTRFKRR
- a CDS encoding N-acetylmuramoyl-L-alanine amidase produces the protein MKKIFSIVLLFIILFTSFTYANPTNNLARMVMDGKTMDFHIVQLNIEGKPATTDVPAVLHEARTLVPIHTVRSMGIDVEWKDATKEVIITAGDKTIVLKIDSPIAMVNDVAKRLPSDVPPKILTYQGSGRTMVPIAFLRELGLEVAWNEKTRTVSVEGKQVVYKTMKGIQVNTIGNTTEIRVKGDQQLTYSTSELSNPARVVFNFSDTKFDLDNKSRLLPNGTLQLEVNQQGIRSVRAAQFSLEPMTTRVTVELESMVKPEVFYDNNTNETVIQFVAAEVSKNYVKDVKADISQGGEVIIIQGDNIAKHNIERLHKPERLIIDIASSSLDPSKNLRNLQVNSNLIRSIDIVEMASNETVRLVVDLQEKDRYGDYKAVVESDRLLVYLDSVEGNSSTEVLQYREVSKDLTRLELKTASLTQYAFSVRDYGATLQVVVSKEDVELPIKTMEMNDAFVQKISISEDTTSREYIIVINLQENTQYRVISPNYTRDYIIEFLAKNNNRPEPSKDPLIVIDAGHGGTDPGAISPINGLMEKNLVLDVAQRLNKLLTEAGFRTYMTRETDTSVSLADRAAVANQLGADLFVSVHANAAGSASARGIENLYYPSEINANDDRPNKKLAEIFQREMIKITGAHSRSIVPRDRLVVLRDTKMPAVLSEIGFLTNPEEVAKLATSDYKQLIAEGMFQGIVKYFEEVK
- a CDS encoding GerMN domain-containing protein yields the protein MKVYKLLVVSIILCFMMGLIGCENPIANLIQERKDIEASYVSYLVDQEGFVDFENEGLRQTVLYYRDEKGLIVPVMRRIPWDEGIAQAAINQLIDRPVLREELAVIGLQPVLPTGTEVVGMTIQDGLCTVDFNKNILSYQNEADEKAMIQSIVYTLTEFESIHQVQIMVEGSIVKKLTYGTNTAEPLAREYINLADTLSEESIPVVVYYKGTVNGEESFFVPVTKGISALKADIKSALTALLEGAPENSGLYSEIPFGTSVNDVYVKDGVAYIDFSEEIKRMPENVRHQQSLIYELGLTLREIEPTIAQVRILSNGTEIQLSSDVSLNLPYFSNEF
- a CDS encoding tyrosine-type recombinase/integrase, which translates into the protein MHKVLKQALKQAVKWQILNRNPCDAVEPPKKNKSQTEILDENHIETLLNACKDTQVYLPVFLAVTTGMRRAEIAGLRWSDVDYENKMIYIKNSLQRINGELTLVPTKTDRSRRAIALLDMVAKTLKQYKVLHAKNKLMLGEEYQDLDFVCAWPDGRPTSCDYITNEFVKLRDKLDIPKIRFHDLRHTHATLLLKMGVNPKIVQERLGHSTISTTMDIYSHALPEMQKEAAEKLEEKLFSRKVK
- the rph gene encoding ribonuclease PH; the protein is MNRIDGRSYDELRPVKFTKNYTKQAQGSVLVEMGETKVICTAMIEDKVPPFLKNTGKGWITAEYSMLPSSTQTRKIRESSRGKIEGRTQEIQRLIGRALRAVVDLDRIGERTIWIDCDVIQADGGTRTASITGAFVALMEAVNLLVEKGMLQEFPIKNFVSAISVGIVEDKPLLDLCYEEDSKAKVDMNIVMTDSGEFIEVQGTGEEASFSKKDLMELLALAEKGNAELLALQKSVLGEVAVKAKKIIDATTEENNER
- a CDS encoding XTP/dITP diphosphatase — encoded protein: MKDNIAVIATGNPHKLQEIGDILKNFSLEIRSMRDVHLEDLEIVEDGTSFEENALIKAKTVMEKTGHMTIADDSGLEVEYLDCQPGVYSSRFAGEKATDEENNEKLLKLLEDVPLAKRRARFVCVIAVAMPNGEHFTVRGELYGVIGFELKGKEGFGYDPLFMPREYNGLSLAEIGSQEKNKISHRAKALEQMQKVLSKRLGSE